The proteins below are encoded in one region of Candidatus Profftella armatura (Diaphorina cf. continua):
- a CDS encoding NADH-quinone oxidoreductase subunit N, which translates to MINNLNFFHFNNIIAYYPEVFLFISTSIILFINIFLPNNKSTFTYFSSLLILLICFILSLINFNNFKIYALSNMFILDPLSSLTKLTLYIIISLILIYSRLFLIKKKITLFNNEFYLLILFSVLGQMIMISGNNLLSIYLGLELMSLTLCVLIASQKNDIFSSEAAIKYFILGILSSGFMLYGISILYGITGTLELPSIFNIIRLNNINYNILTLSLLLIIVGLSFKLGISPFHMWVPDVYQGTSIIITLLLSTAPKLSLFVVIYRLLIECLLPLIINWQKILLILAIFSLIIGNIAAITQYNFKRMIAYSSIAHMGFMLFSIISIKKSYNNLITFNSCDSGLFYIITYVFAILGAFGVVILLKNNTNNKTSELEIFIGLHKRDPWCALIMMIFMFSLAGLPPTIGFYAKFFILEKIFGTQKIWLLLLIIMLSLIGTFYYLRIIKLMYFDNTIEKTKLAINFNIKILLSINAFLLLIFGLYPNFLINFSEKLFI; encoded by the coding sequence ATGATAAATAATTTAAACTTTTTCCATTTTAATAATATAATAGCCTATTATCCGGAAGTGTTTTTATTTATTTCTACTTCTATAATTTTGTTTATTAATATATTTTTACCTAATAATAAAAGTACTTTTACCTATTTTTCTTCTTTATTAATATTACTTATTTGTTTTATTTTAAGTTTAATAAATTTTAATAATTTTAAAATTTATGCTTTAAGCAATATGTTTATATTGGATCCATTGTCTTCATTAACAAAATTAACACTATATATAATAATATCATTAATTTTAATTTATTCTCGATTATTTTTAATAAAAAAAAAGATTACATTATTTAATAATGAATTTTATTTACTAATATTATTTTCAGTATTAGGTCAAATGATTATGATTTCAGGTAATAATTTATTAAGTATTTATCTTGGTCTAGAATTAATGTCATTAACCTTATGTGTATTAATTGCTTCACAAAAAAATGATATATTTTCCTCAGAAGCTGCTATTAAATATTTTATATTAGGAATATTATCATCTGGATTTATGTTATATGGAATTTCTATATTATATGGAATAACAGGAACACTTGAATTACCATCCATATTTAACATTATTAGATTAAATAATATTAATTACAATATTTTAACACTTAGTTTACTGCTAATTATAGTAGGTTTAAGTTTTAAATTAGGCATATCACCTTTTCATATGTGGGTTCCAGATGTATATCAAGGAACATCAATTATTATAACTCTTTTACTTAGCACTGCTCCAAAATTATCATTATTTGTAGTAATTTATCGTTTATTAATTGAATGCTTATTACCGCTAATAATTAATTGGCAAAAAATATTATTAATATTAGCAATTTTTTCTTTAATTATCGGAAATATTGCCGCAATTACACAATATAATTTTAAGCGCATGATAGCTTATTCTAGTATTGCACATATGGGATTTATGTTATTTTCTATAATATCTATTAAAAAATCATATAATAATTTAATTACATTCAATTCTTGTGATTCAGGTTTATTTTATATTATTACTTATGTATTTGCTATCTTAGGTGCTTTTGGTGTAGTAATTTTATTAAAAAATAATACTAATAATAAAACTAGCGAATTAGAAATTTTTATAGGATTACATAAAAGAGATCCATGGTGCGCTCTCATTATGATGATTTTTATGTTTTCATTAGCAGGGCTACCCCCTACTATTGGTTTTTACGCTAAATTTTTTATTTTGGAAAAAATATTCGGAACTCAAAAAATTTGGCTATTATTATTAATTATCATGCTTTCACTAATTGGTACATTTTATTATCTACGTATTATTAAATTAATGTATTTTGACAATACTATTGAAAAAACAAAATTAGCAATTAATTTTAATATAAAGATATTACTTAGTATTAATGCATTTCTTTTATTAATTTTTGGTTTATATCCAAATTTTTTAATAAATTTTTCTGAAAAATTATTTATATAA